The nucleotide window ATATTCAAAGAAGTTTGACCAAGAGTATTCACTTTCGCTAGAGCTTAAGTCTAAGCCTATTATTTCTCTATTTCCTTTTTCATTTATTCCTATTGCAATATGACAGGCCTTTGATACTACTCGATTGTTTTCTCTTACTTTTATGTATACTACATCTACAATTACATAAGGATATTTAATCGAACTTAGGTCACTATTTCTCCATAGTTTTACTTCTTCGTCTAACTCTTTAGTTAGGGATGATACAAAGGATTTAGAATATGTTTTACCACACATGTTTTCTATTACCTTGGATACTTTCCTTGTTGATACTCCTTGAATATACATTTCTAGCATGGTTGCAAGTAGGGCTTTTTCATTTCTTTGATATCTTTCGAATAGTTCTGTCGAGAATTTACCATCTCTTGTTCTAGGTACTTTTAAAGTTAATGTTCCTATTTTTGTTGTATAGTCACGTTCGTAGTATCCATTGCGATAAGTAGTTCTGCTAGGATCTCTTTGATAGGCTGTATTTTCTAAATATTCGTCTCTTTCTTTTTCCATAAGTTCATTAAAAACTTTTGTTAAGATAGATTTAGCAATTTTATTATCTACAGATTCATTAATTAAATTTTGTATTTCTTCTTGATTAATTGTAAAGTGTAATTGGGTCATTTGTTCCTCCTAGTTGGTTTTTGTCGTTGAAAACATTGTACTAGTTTAGGTTTCAAATGACCTTTTCTTTTTACACAATTATACGGACTCTATCT belongs to Anaerococcus urinomassiliensis and includes:
- a CDS encoding IS256 family transposase, with protein sequence MTQLHFTINQEEIQNLINESVDNKIAKSILTKVFNELMEKERDEYLENTAYQRDPSRTTYRNGYYERDYTTKIGTLTLKVPRTRDGKFSTELFERYQRNEKALLATMLEMYIQGVSTRKVSKVIENMCGKTYSKSFVSSLTKELDEEVKLWRNSDLSSIKYPYVIVDVVYIKVRENNRVVSKACHIAIGINEKGNREIIGLDLSSSESEYSWSNFFEYLKSRGLCGLKMVISDAHKGLVKAIKETFVNVIWQRCQVHFLRNILSKAPKKNTEDFRTDIKTLFKIQDINIARKMKDEIFLKYENEKKFENSLNALDEGFEDTFAYLANDVIHSRLRSTNCLERLNEEVRRREKVVRIFPNEESAIRLIGAILIDINEDWITSSKLYIKMK